One window of the Doryrhamphus excisus isolate RoL2022-K1 chromosome 10, RoL_Dexc_1.0, whole genome shotgun sequence genome contains the following:
- the LOC131136913 gene encoding oxysterol-binding protein-related protein 2-like codes for MSNEDVFYDAVTGIDSDESCEGVSESSYKDALVFDSSSRRNNGSKPQENGVRKHRTSLPAPMFSRSTVSVWSILKKCIGMELSKITMPVVFNEPLSFLQRITEYMEHTYLINRACLLSDSVERMKAVAAFAVSSVASQWERTGKPFNPLLGETYELIREDQGFRLIAEQVSHHPPVSAFHAESLAGDFIFHGSIYPKLKFWGKSVEAEPKGTITLEILKHNEAYTWSNPHCCVHNIILGKLWIEQYGAVEIVNHSTGDKCVLNFKPCGMFGKELHRVEGYIQDKSKKKLCVIYGKWTECMWSVDPQAYEAHKKSEKKGEHKKHKHEEPARSVNDDADDMPEVQETVSVVPGSTLLWRIDSRPAHSAQMYNFTNFAMALNELEPGMDTMLAPTDCRFRPDIRAMENGKMDEASHEKERLEEKQRASRKERAKNEEDWSTRWFQMGINPCTGSQGWIYSGGYFNRNYKDLPDIY; via the exons ATGAGCAATGAAGATGTGTTCTACGACGCCGTCACAG GCATAGATTCAGATGAGTCGTGCGAAGGGGTGTCAGAGTCCAGTTACAAAGATGCACTGGTGTTTGACAGCAGCAGTCGGAGGAACAACGGCTCAAAGCCACAGGAGAATGGAGTCAGGAAACACAG GACATCATTACCTGCCCCCATGTTTTCCAGAAGCACCGTTAGTGTCTGGAGTATACTTAAGAAATGCATCGGGATG GAACTCTCCAAAATCACCATGCCTGTAGTCTTCAACGAGCCTCTCAGCTTCCTGCAGAGAATCACAGAATACATGGAACACACTTACCTCATCAACAGAGCTTGCTTGCTGTCTGACTCCGTAGAGCGCATGAAG GCAGTGGCTGCGTTTGCTGTGTCATCTGTTGCGTCTCAGTGGGAGCGAACTGGAAAACCCTTCAATCCTTTACTTGGAGAGACTTACGAACTCATTAG AGAGGATCAAGGTTTCCGGCTGATAGCAGAGCAAGTATCCCATCATCCCCCAGTGAGTGCCTTTCACGCTGAAAGCCTGGCTGGAGACTTCATCTTCCACGGCTCCATCTACCCTAAACTCAAATTCTGGGGAAAGAGTGTTGAAGCAGAGCCTAAAGGGACCATCACACTCGAGATACTTAA GCACAATGAGGCCTACACTTGGAGCAACCCTCACTGCTGTGTCCACAACATCATCCTGGGCAAACTATGGATAGAGCAGTATGGGGCAGTGGAAATCGTCAACCATAG CACTGGAGACAAGTGCGTGTTGAATTTCAAGCCCTGTGGCATGTTTGGCAAAGAGCTGCACAGAGTGGAGGGATACATCCAGGATAAGAG TAAAAAGAAGCTTTGTGTCATCTATGGGAAGTGGACCGAGTGCATGTGGAGTGTTGACCCTCAGGCCTACGAGGCCCACAAGAAGTCTGAGAAGAAAGGAGAACACAAGAAACACAAACAC GAGGAGCCAGCAAGATCTGTcaatgatgatgctgatgacatGCCAGAAGTCCAAGAGACTGTTTCGGTTGTACCAGGAAGTACTCTGCTATGGAGGATAGATTCTAGACCGGCTCATTCTGCtcag ATGTACAACTTCACCAACTTTGCAATGGCTCTCAATGAATTGGAGCCCGGCATGGACACGATGTTGGCGCCCACGGATTGTCGCTTCAGACCTGACATCAGAGCCATGGAAAATGGCAAAATGG ACGAAGCCAGTCACGAGAAGGAGAGACTGGAGGAGAAACAGCGAGCTTCCAGAAAGGAGAGAGCCAAGAATGAGGAAGATTGGTCTACAAG GTGGTTCCAAATGGGGATCAACCCATGCACCGGCTCCCAGGGCTGGATCTACTCTGGTGGTTACTTTAATAGGAACTACAAAGACCTGCCTGATATCTACTGA